A single window of Vanessa tameamea isolate UH-Manoa-2023 chromosome 5, ilVanTame1 primary haplotype, whole genome shotgun sequence DNA harbors:
- the LOC113392436 gene encoding uncharacterized protein LOC113392436, with product MRFLKYAISVSAIVLCYLQIASSDREAFEIQNIFSKCKRSSTDFDACVKRAFNKLRPYFKRGVPDMGIAPFDPHFAKEVKQIRSIFGMGYTLTLRDVFERGWSQSTVTKYKTDWANNRIIYSQYFPEKWLEGNYDFKGDMLGLEVERSGRWNLTLRDYSQTTRIKRNGSGVDVNVEIDHIGDMDIHVGNLLRGKSVMELVLDSLINATWKPGFAVIRPLINDLVSTAFTDIWSKSFKDFPVQEFIKD from the exons ATGCGTTTCTTAAAGTATGCGATTAGTGTAAGTGCCATAGTGTTGTGCTATTTACAAATAGCGAGTTCTGACAGAGAAGCCTTTGAAATAC aaaacaTTTTCTCCAAGTGCAAGAGAAGCTCGACCGATTTCGATGCTTGTGTGAAACGTGCTTTCAACAAACTTCGACCATATTTTAAAAGAG gtGTACCAGATATGGGCATTGCGCCTTTTGATCCACATTTTGCGAAAGAAGTAAAGCAAATTCGATCGATATTCGGAATGGGCTACACGCTGACTCTTCGTGATGTTTTCGAAAGGGGCTGGTCGCAGTCTACCGTGACTAAGTATAA GACTGATTGGGCAAATAATCGTATCATATACTCGCAATACTTCCCAGAAAAGTGGCTAGAAGGGAATTATGATTTTAAG GGCGACATGTTAGGCCTGGAAGTAGAACGCTCCGGTCGCTGGAACCTAACGCTACGCGACTACTCGCAGACCACGCGCATCAAACGCAATGGCAGTGGCGTGGACGTCAACGTAGAAATCGACCACATCGGCGACATGGACATACATGTCGGAAACTTGCTCAGAGGCAAAAGTGTTATGG AACTGGTTTTAGACAGTCTGATAAATGCAACATGGAAGCCTGGCTTCGCGGTGATCCGTCCATTAATAAACGACCTCGTAAGCACCGCCTTTACTGACATCTGGAGCAAATCCTTCAAAGACTTTCCAGTACAAGAGTTCATCAAggactaa